The following are encoded in a window of Pseudomonas sp. JQ170C genomic DNA:
- the pdxA gene encoding 4-hydroxythreonine-4-phosphate dehydrogenase PdxA gives MKPERFALTPGEPAGIGPDLCLLLAAQAQPHPLIAITSRDLLAERATQLGVAVTLLPVSPGTFPDQPAPAGSLYVWDTPLANPVVAGQLDKANAAFVLETLTRAGQGCLDGHFAGMITAPVHKGVINESGIAFSGHTEFLADLTSTAQVVMMLATRGLRVALVTTHLPLRDVADAITPERLERVTRILHADLQQKFGIANPRILVCGLNPHAGEGGHLGHEEIDTIEPTLARLRREGMDLRGPLPADTLFTPKYLEHCDAVLAMYHDQGLPVLKYKGFGAAVNVTLGLPIIRTSVDHGTALDLAGSGRIDTGSLQVALETAYQMAETRL, from the coding sequence GTGAAACCTGAACGCTTCGCCCTCACACCCGGCGAACCAGCCGGCATAGGTCCCGACCTGTGCCTGCTGCTTGCCGCGCAAGCCCAGCCTCATCCCCTGATTGCCATCACCAGCCGTGACCTGCTCGCCGAGCGGGCCACGCAACTGGGTGTGGCCGTCACGTTGTTGCCGGTGAGCCCTGGAACCTTCCCTGACCAGCCAGCCCCTGCCGGCAGCCTGTATGTCTGGGATACACCGTTGGCAAACCCGGTGGTCGCCGGCCAACTCGACAAGGCCAACGCCGCGTTCGTGCTGGAAACTCTGACCCGCGCCGGCCAAGGCTGCCTGGATGGGCACTTTGCCGGAATGATCACCGCCCCCGTTCACAAAGGGGTGATCAACGAGAGCGGTATCGCTTTTTCCGGTCACACCGAATTCCTGGCCGACCTGACCAGCACCGCACAAGTCGTCATGATGCTGGCGACCCGAGGCCTGCGCGTAGCCCTGGTGACCACTCACCTGCCCCTGCGCGATGTTGCCGATGCCATCACCCCCGAGCGCCTGGAGCGCGTTACGCGCATCCTGCATGCCGACCTGCAACAGAAATTCGGTATCGCCAACCCGCGCATCCTGGTCTGCGGCCTCAACCCGCACGCGGGTGAAGGGGGCCACCTGGGCCATGAAGAAATCGACACCATCGAACCCACACTGGCACGCCTGCGTCGCGAAGGCATGGACCTGCGCGGACCGTTGCCTGCCGATACCCTGTTTACCCCCAAATATCTGGAGCACTGCGATGCAGTGCTGGCGATGTACCACGACCAGGGCCTGCCCGTACTCAAGTACAAGGGCTTTGGCGCTGCAGTGAACGTGACCCTGGGCCTGCCGATCATCCGTACTTCGGTCGATCATGGCACCGCCCTGGACCTGGCCGGCAGCGGCCGGATCGACACCGGCAGCCTGCAGGTCGCGCTGGAAACCGCCTACCAGATGGCCGAGACCCGACTATGA
- the rsmA gene encoding 16S rRNA (adenine(1518)-N(6)/adenine(1519)-N(6))-dimethyltransferase RsmA, which produces MSEQYQHRARKRFGQNFLHDAGVIDRILRSIHAKSSDRMLEIGPGQGALTEGLLGSGAQLDVVELDKDLVPILNQQFAGRDNFRLHQGDALKFDFTSLGAAPNSLRVVGNLPYNISTPLIFHLLSNAELIRDMHFMLQKEVVERLAAGPGGGDWGRLSIMVQYHCKVEHLFNVGPGAFNPPPKVDSAIVRLTPHETLPHPAKDHRLLERIVREAFNQRRKTLRNTLKALLSSDSIEAAGVDGSLRPEQLDLAAFVRLADKLAEQQGNH; this is translated from the coding sequence ATGAGTGAGCAATACCAACACCGGGCGCGCAAGCGCTTCGGCCAGAACTTCCTGCACGACGCCGGCGTCATCGACCGCATCCTGCGCTCGATCCACGCCAAGTCCAGCGACCGCATGCTGGAAATCGGTCCGGGCCAGGGTGCCCTGACCGAAGGCCTGCTGGGCAGCGGTGCACAGCTTGACGTCGTCGAGCTGGACAAAGATCTGGTACCGATCCTGAACCAGCAGTTCGCCGGCCGTGACAACTTCCGCCTGCACCAGGGTGATGCCCTGAAATTCGACTTCACCAGCCTCGGCGCTGCGCCAAACAGCCTGCGCGTGGTCGGCAATCTGCCGTACAACATCTCCACGCCGCTGATCTTCCACCTGCTCAGCAATGCCGAGCTGATCCGCGACATGCATTTCATGTTGCAAAAGGAAGTGGTCGAACGCCTGGCCGCAGGCCCGGGCGGTGGTGACTGGGGTCGCTTGTCGATCATGGTCCAGTACCACTGCAAAGTAGAGCACCTGTTCAATGTCGGCCCAGGCGCGTTCAACCCGCCGCCGAAGGTTGATTCGGCCATTGTCCGGCTGACGCCCCATGAAACCCTGCCCCATCCAGCCAAGGATCACCGCCTGCTGGAGCGCATTGTTCGCGAAGCCTTCAACCAGCGCCGCAAGACCCTGCGCAACACCCTCAAGGCACTGCTCAGCAGCGACTCGATCGAGGCGGCTGGCGTCGATGGCAGCCTGCGCCCAGAACAGCTGGACCTGGCGGCCTTTGTTCGCCTGGCCGACAAGCTGGCCGAACAACAGGGCAACCACTAA
- the apaG gene encoding Co2+/Mg2+ efflux protein ApaG, translating to MSDPRYQIDVSVVTRFLKEQSDSENDRFAFAYTITVANNGTLPAKLMSRHWLITNGDGQVEEVRGAGVIGQQPLIDPGKSHTYSSGAVISTTVGTMQGSYQMLAEDGKHFDAIIAPFRLAVPGALH from the coding sequence ATGTCTGATCCTCGCTACCAGATCGACGTCAGCGTCGTGACCCGCTTTCTCAAAGAACAATCCGACTCCGAAAATGACCGCTTTGCCTTTGCCTACACCATTACCGTAGCGAACAACGGCACGCTGCCGGCCAAGCTGATGTCCCGGCACTGGCTGATCACCAACGGCGACGGGCAGGTCGAAGAAGTCCGCGGTGCCGGCGTAATCGGCCAGCAACCCCTGATCGACCCGGGCAAGAGCCATACCTACAGCAGCGGCGCAGTCATCAGCACCACGGTAGGCACCATGCAGGGCTCTTATCAGATGCTCGCCGAAGACGGTAAACACTTCGACGCCATCATTGCCCCCTTCCGCCTGGCAGTTCCAGGAGCCCTGCACTGA
- a CDS encoding symmetrical bis(5'-nucleosyl)-tetraphosphatase, giving the protein MAVYAVGDLQGCLQPLKCLLERVNFNPAVDRLWLVGDLVNRGPESLETLRFLYSIRESLTCVLGNHDLHLLAAWHNIERLKKHDTLREILEAPDAGELLDWLRRQKLLHYDEQRSVALVHAGIPPQWTLGKALELAGEVEEVLRDDNRLKPYLDGMYGNEPNKWSKDLSGVTRLRLITNYFTRMRFCTSEGKLDLKGKEGADTAPPGYKPWFAHKGRRSRHVKIIFGHWAALEGRCKEPGVIPLDTGCVWGGAMTLYNVDSGEFHRCDCSDEGTPRPQSAPEQPVRMNDQS; this is encoded by the coding sequence ATGGCTGTATACGCGGTCGGCGACCTGCAAGGTTGCCTGCAACCTCTCAAGTGCCTGCTCGAGCGAGTCAATTTCAACCCGGCAGTCGACCGCCTGTGGCTGGTGGGCGACCTGGTCAACCGTGGCCCGGAATCACTGGAAACCTTGCGTTTCCTTTATTCCATCCGTGAGTCGCTGACCTGCGTACTAGGCAACCATGACCTGCACCTGCTGGCGGCATGGCACAACATCGAGCGCCTCAAAAAGCACGACACCCTGCGGGAGATTCTCGAGGCGCCCGACGCCGGCGAACTTCTCGACTGGCTTCGTCGACAAAAACTTTTGCACTACGACGAGCAACGCAGTGTCGCATTGGTGCATGCCGGCATTCCCCCCCAGTGGACATTGGGCAAAGCCCTCGAGCTGGCCGGCGAAGTCGAAGAGGTATTGCGCGACGACAATCGCCTCAAACCCTACCTTGATGGCATGTACGGCAACGAGCCGAACAAGTGGAGCAAGGACCTCAGTGGCGTGACCCGCTTGCGATTGATCACCAACTACTTCACTCGCATGCGCTTTTGCACCAGCGAAGGCAAGCTCGACCTCAAGGGCAAGGAAGGCGCTGATACCGCACCGCCAGGCTACAAGCCGTGGTTTGCCCACAAGGGACGCCGTTCACGTCACGTGAAGATCATCTTCGGGCACTGGGCAGCGCTTGAAGGCCGTTGCAAGGAGCCCGGGGTCATTCCCCTGGATACCGGCTGCGTCTGGGGCGGGGCCATGACGCTGTACAACGTCGACAGCGGCGAATTCCACCGGTGCGACTGCAGCGACGAAGGAACGCCTCGCCCACAGTCAGCGCCAGAACAACCGGTTAGAATGAACGACCAGTCCTGA
- the glpE gene encoding thiosulfate sulfurtransferase GlpE gives MSEFKRIPPEQAQALREQGAVVVDIRDPQTYAALHIAGSKHLDNHSVADFIRGADLDAPTVVVCYHGNSSQSAAAYLVSQGFSDVYSLDGGFELWRGTYPSETAQGTAE, from the coding sequence ATGAGCGAGTTCAAACGCATCCCTCCCGAGCAGGCCCAGGCCCTGCGCGAGCAAGGTGCGGTCGTGGTCGATATTCGCGACCCGCAAACCTATGCCGCCTTGCACATCGCAGGCTCCAAGCACCTGGACAACCATTCGGTCGCCGACTTCATTCGTGGCGCAGACCTCGACGCCCCGACCGTAGTGGTCTGCTACCACGGCAACTCCAGCCAGAGTGCTGCCGCCTACCTGGTCAGCCAGGGCTTTTCCGACGTCTACAGCCTGGACGGTGGCTTCGAGCTGTGGCGCGGTACCTACCCTTCGGAAACCGCCCAGGGCACTGCCGAATAA
- a CDS encoding PrkA family serine protein kinase: MSIFSHFQQRFESTRQEELSLQEYLELCKSDRSAYASAAERLLMAIGEPELVDTSNNSRLSRIFSNKVIRRYPAFEDFHGMEECIDQIVSYFRHAAQGLEEKKQILYLLGPVGGGKSSLAEKLKQLMEKVPFYAIKGSPVFESPLGLFNATEDGAILEEDFGIPRRYLNTIMSPWATKRLAEFGGDISQFKVVKLYPSILNQIAVAKTEPGDENNQDISALVGKVDIRKLEEYPQNDADAYSYSGALCRANQGLMEFVEMFKAPIKVLHPLLTATQEGNYNSTEGLGAIPYSGILLAHSNESEWHSFRNNKNNEAFIDRIYIVKVPYCLRVSDEIKIYDKLLFNSSLAKAHCAPDTLKMLAQFTVLSRLKEPENSNIYSKMRVYDGENLKDTDPKAKSIQEYRDAAGVDEGMNGLSTRFAFKILSKVFNFDPHEIAANPVHLLYVLEQQIEQEQFPAEVRERYLRYLKEYLAPRYIEFIGKEIQTAYLESYSEYGQNIFDRYVLYADFWIQDQEYRDPETGEILNRIALNEELEKIEKPAGISNPKDFRNEIVNFVLRARANNNGKNPTWLSYEKLRVVIEKKMFSNTEDLLPVISFNAKASKEDQQKHNDFVTRMVERGYTDKQVRLLSEWYLRVRKSQ; encoded by the coding sequence ATGAGTATTTTTAGCCACTTCCAACAACGTTTCGAGTCCACCCGTCAGGAAGAACTTTCGCTGCAAGAGTACCTTGAGCTCTGCAAAAGTGATCGCAGCGCATATGCCTCGGCGGCCGAACGCCTGTTGATGGCTATCGGCGAGCCGGAGCTGGTCGACACCTCAAACAACTCCAGGTTGTCGCGGATCTTCTCCAACAAGGTGATCCGCCGCTACCCGGCATTTGAAGACTTCCACGGCATGGAAGAATGCATCGACCAGATAGTCTCCTACTTCCGCCATGCCGCCCAAGGGCTGGAGGAGAAGAAGCAGATCCTCTATCTCCTGGGTCCGGTGGGCGGCGGCAAGTCCTCCCTGGCTGAAAAGCTTAAGCAACTCATGGAGAAAGTGCCCTTCTATGCCATCAAGGGCTCGCCGGTGTTCGAGTCGCCACTGGGGCTGTTCAATGCTACCGAGGACGGCGCCATTCTTGAAGAAGATTTCGGCATTCCGCGTCGTTACCTCAATACCATCATGTCGCCCTGGGCGACCAAGCGCCTGGCTGAATTCGGGGGCGATATCAGCCAGTTCAAGGTGGTCAAGCTGTACCCATCGATCCTCAACCAGATCGCCGTGGCCAAGACCGAACCGGGCGACGAGAACAACCAGGACATCTCGGCCCTGGTCGGTAAAGTCGATATCCGCAAGCTCGAGGAATACCCACAGAACGATGCCGACGCCTACAGCTATTCGGGCGCACTGTGCCGGGCCAACCAGGGCCTGATGGAATTCGTCGAAATGTTCAAGGCGCCCATCAAGGTCCTGCACCCACTGCTGACTGCTACTCAGGAAGGCAACTACAACAGTACCGAAGGCCTCGGTGCCATCCCCTACTCCGGCATCTTGCTGGCGCACTCCAACGAATCGGAATGGCACAGCTTCCGCAACAACAAGAACAACGAGGCGTTCATCGACCGTATCTACATCGTCAAGGTGCCGTACTGCCTGAGGGTCAGCGACGAGATCAAGATCTACGACAAGCTGCTGTTCAACAGCTCGCTGGCCAAGGCCCACTGCGCGCCTGATACCTTGAAGATGCTCGCCCAGTTCACCGTGCTGTCACGGCTGAAAGAGCCTGAAAACTCGAACATCTACTCGAAAATGCGGGTCTACGACGGCGAGAACCTCAAGGACACCGACCCCAAGGCCAAGTCGATCCAGGAGTACCGCGACGCAGCCGGTGTGGATGAGGGGATGAACGGCCTTTCGACCCGTTTTGCCTTCAAGATCCTTTCCAAAGTATTCAACTTCGACCCACACGAAATTGCTGCCAACCCGGTGCACCTGCTTTATGTACTTGAGCAGCAGATCGAACAGGAGCAATTCCCGGCGGAGGTTCGCGAGCGCTACCTGCGTTATCTGAAAGAGTACCTGGCGCCGCGCTATATCGAGTTCATCGGCAAGGAAATCCAGACGGCTTACCTGGAGTCCTACAGCGAATACGGCCAGAACATCTTCGACCGCTACGTGCTGTACGCCGACTTCTGGATCCAGGACCAGGAATACCGCGACCCGGAAACCGGGGAGATCCTCAACCGCATCGCCCTCAACGAAGAACTGGAGAAGATCGAAAAACCGGCAGGCATCAGCAATCCGAAGGATTTCCGCAACGAGATCGTCAACTTCGTATTGCGCGCCCGGGCCAACAACAACGGCAAGAACCCGACCTGGCTGAGCTACGAAAAGCTGCGGGTGGTGATCGAGAAGAAAATGTTCTCCAACACCGAGGACCTACTGCCGGTCATCAGCTTCAACGCCAAGGCCAGCAAAGAAGATCAACAGAAGCACAACGACTTCGTCACCCGGATGGTGGAACGCGGTTACACAGACAAACAAGTTCGGCTGCTCTCGGAATGGTACCTGCGCGTCAGAAAATCGCAGTGA
- a CDS encoding YeaH/YhbH family protein yields the protein MSYVIDRRLNGKNKSTVNRQRFLRRYRDHIKKAVEEAVSRRSITDMEHGEQISIPGRDIDEPVLHHGRGGKQTVVHPGNKEFTAGEHIARPQGGGGGGGRGKAGNSGEGMDEFVFQITQEEFLEFMFEDLELPNLVKRHLAGTDTFKTVRAGISNEGNPSRINIIRTLRSAHARRIALSGSSRAKLREAQEELARLKREEPDNFGDIQEIETEIERLSARIHRVPFLDTFDLKYNLLVKQPNPSSKAVMFCLMDVSGSMTQATKDIAKRFFILLYLFLKRNYDKIEVVFIRHHTSAREVDEEEFFYSRETGGTIVSSALKLMQEIMAERYQASEWNIYAAQASDGDNWNDDSPICREILTKQIMPFVQYYTYVEITPREHQALWFEYERIGEAFADTFAQQQLVSAGDIYPVFRELFQRRLVT from the coding sequence ATGAGCTATGTGATCGACCGACGCCTGAACGGCAAGAACAAGAGCACGGTCAACCGCCAGCGCTTTTTGCGGCGTTACCGTGACCACATCAAGAAAGCCGTCGAGGAGGCCGTAAGTCGCCGTTCCATTACCGATATGGAACATGGCGAGCAGATCAGCATACCCGGTCGCGATATCGACGAGCCGGTGTTGCACCACGGCCGCGGTGGCAAGCAGACAGTCGTACACCCCGGCAATAAGGAATTCACTGCTGGCGAACACATCGCCCGACCCCAGGGTGGAGGCGGCGGGGGCGGACGCGGCAAAGCCGGTAACTCGGGTGAAGGCATGGATGAATTCGTCTTCCAGATCACTCAGGAAGAGTTTCTTGAATTCATGTTCGAAGACCTCGAACTGCCCAACCTGGTCAAACGCCATCTGGCCGGCACCGATACCTTCAAGACCGTGCGCGCGGGTATCAGCAATGAAGGCAACCCGTCACGAATCAACATCATCCGCACCTTGCGCTCAGCGCATGCCCGGCGCATCGCCCTGTCTGGCAGCAGCCGCGCAAAACTGCGCGAAGCCCAAGAAGAACTGGCACGCCTGAAGCGCGAAGAGCCCGATAACTTCGGCGATATTCAGGAAATAGAAACGGAAATTGAACGGTTGAGTGCCCGCATTCACCGGGTGCCTTTCCTCGACACCTTCGACCTCAAGTACAACTTGCTGGTCAAGCAACCGAACCCCAGCTCAAAAGCGGTGATGTTCTGCCTGATGGACGTCTCTGGCTCCATGACCCAGGCCACCAAGGACATCGCCAAGCGCTTCTTCATCCTTTTGTACCTGTTCCTCAAACGCAACTACGACAAAATTGAAGTGGTGTTCATCCGTCACCACACCAGTGCTCGCGAAGTCGACGAGGAGGAGTTTTTCTATTCCCGGGAAACCGGCGGCACCATCGTTTCCAGCGCCTTGAAACTGATGCAGGAAATCATGGCCGAGCGCTACCAGGCCAGCGAATGGAACATCTACGCCGCCCAAGCCTCCGACGGTGACAACTGGAATGACGACTCGCCGATTTGCCGCGAGATCCTCACCAAGCAAATCATGCCGTTCGTCCAGTACTACACTTACGTGGAGATCACTCCCCGCGAACATCAGGCATTGTGGTTTGAATATGAACGCATCGGCGAAGCCTTTGCCGATACGTTCGCCCAGCAGCAGCTGGTGTCGGCCGGCGATATCTATCCGGTCTTCCGTGAACTCTTCCAGCGCAGGTTAGTGACATGA
- a CDS encoding SpoVR family protein, whose product MTAREQKRQPISTGSEWTFELIQAYDREISRLAERYALDTYPNQIEVITAEQMMDAYASVGMPLGYHHWSYGKHFLSTEKSYSRGQMGLAYEIVINSDPCIAYLMEENTICMQALVVAHACYGHNSFFKGNYLFRTWTDASSIIDYLVFAKQYITLCEERHGIDAVEDLLDSCHALMNYGVDRYKRPYPISAEEERRRQKEREEHLQKQINDLWRTIPKGADKNSDRDNARFPAEPQENILYFIEKHAPLLEPWQREIVRIVRKIAQYFYPQRQTQVMNEGWATFWHYTLMNDLYDEGLVTDGFMMEFLQSHTSVVFQPGFDSPYYSGINPYALGFAMYRDIRRMCEHPTEEDRRWFPDIAGSDWLSTIKFAMSSFKDESFILQYLSPTVIRDLKLFSILDDDQREDLLVPAIHDESGYRIIRETLAAQYNLGNREPNVQIWSIDRRGDRSLTLRHQQHDRKPLGDSTEEVLKHLHRLWGFDIHLETLQGDQIMKTHHVPPKGEHSEAEYGRLDLAVVHL is encoded by the coding sequence ATGACCGCTAGAGAGCAGAAGCGCCAACCCATTTCCACCGGGTCCGAATGGACATTCGAACTGATCCAGGCCTATGACCGGGAAATCAGCCGCCTGGCCGAGCGCTATGCCCTGGACACCTACCCCAACCAGATCGAAGTGATTACGGCTGAACAGATGATGGACGCCTATGCGTCCGTGGGCATGCCTCTGGGCTACCACCACTGGTCCTACGGCAAGCACTTCCTAAGCACCGAGAAATCCTACAGCCGTGGTCAGATGGGCCTGGCCTACGAAATCGTGATCAACTCTGATCCCTGCATCGCCTACCTGATGGAAGAAAACACCATCTGCATGCAGGCCCTGGTGGTTGCCCATGCCTGTTACGGACACAACAGCTTCTTCAAAGGCAATTACCTGTTCCGCACCTGGACCGACGCCAGCTCGATCATCGACTACCTGGTGTTCGCCAAGCAGTACATCACCCTATGCGAGGAGCGCCATGGCATCGACGCGGTCGAAGACCTGCTCGACTCCTGCCATGCCTTGATGAACTACGGTGTTGACCGCTACAAGCGGCCGTACCCGATTTCCGCGGAAGAGGAGCGGCGCCGGCAGAAGGAACGCGAAGAGCACCTGCAAAAGCAGATCAACGACCTGTGGCGCACCATTCCCAAGGGTGCGGACAAGAACAGCGACCGCGACAATGCCCGCTTCCCCGCCGAACCCCAGGAAAATATTCTCTACTTCATCGAAAAACACGCACCGCTGCTCGAACCCTGGCAGCGGGAAATCGTGCGTATCGTGCGCAAGATTGCCCAGTACTTCTACCCGCAACGCCAGACCCAGGTGATGAACGAAGGCTGGGCCACGTTCTGGCACTACACCCTGATGAACGACCTGTACGACGAAGGCCTGGTGACCGACGGCTTCATGATGGAGTTCCTGCAGTCGCACACCAGCGTGGTGTTCCAGCCCGGCTTCGACAGCCCCTACTACAGCGGCATCAACCCCTATGCCCTGGGCTTTGCCATGTACCGCGACATCCGTCGCATGTGCGAACACCCCACCGAGGAAGACCGCCGCTGGTTCCCCGACATTGCTGGCAGCGACTGGCTGTCGACCATCAAGTTCGCCATGAGCAGCTTCAAGGATGAAAGCTTCATCCTGCAATACCTGTCGCCTACCGTGATCCGCGACCTGAAGCTGTTCAGCATTCTCGATGATGACCAGCGCGAAGATCTGCTGGTGCCGGCCATCCATGACGAAAGCGGCTATCGGATCATCCGTGAAACCCTGGCCGCCCAGTACAACCTGGGGAACCGCGAACCGAACGTGCAGATCTGGAGCATCGATCGGCGCGGTGACCGCTCCCTGACCCTGCGTCACCAGCAACACGACCGCAAACCGCTGGGCGACTCCACCGAGGAAGTGCTCAAGCACCTGCACCGCCTCTGGGGCTTCGACATTCACCTGGAAACCCTGCAGGGCGACCAGATCATGAAAACCCATCACGTACCACCCAAAGGCGAGCACAGCGAAGCTGAGTACGGACGTCTGGACCTCGCGGTCGTTCACCTTTAG
- a CDS encoding multifunctional CCA addition/repair protein, producing MQIYKVGGAVRDRLLGRPVSDIDWVVVGATAEQMQALGFRPVGADFPVFLHPKSGEEYALARTERKSGRGYGGFTFHASPEVTLEEDLIRRDLTINAMAEDEHGNVSDPYHGKKDLESRILRHVSPAFAEDPLRVLRVARFAARYASLGFRVAPETIDLMRQLSESGELQALTAERSWKEIARALMEDHPQVFIQVLRECDALKELLPEVDALFGVPQPAIHHPEIDSGIHTLSVLEQAALHQQPLTVRWACLLHDLGKGTTPETQWPRHIAHEHRGLQLIEAVNQRFKVPRDCQELAMLVGEFHTHCHRALELKASTLLELLQRFDVYRRPQRFEEFICACEMDARGRKGLEQRDYPQADYLRGAAAAARAVQVQPLVQQGLTGQALGEALKGERLKALKTYKG from the coding sequence ATGCAGATCTACAAAGTCGGGGGCGCCGTACGCGATCGCCTGCTCGGCCGTCCGGTCAGTGATATCGACTGGGTCGTGGTCGGTGCCACGGCTGAACAAATGCAGGCGCTGGGCTTCAGGCCGGTGGGGGCTGATTTCCCGGTATTCCTTCATCCCAAAAGCGGTGAGGAATATGCCCTGGCCCGCACCGAACGCAAGAGCGGGCGCGGCTATGGCGGCTTCACTTTCCACGCAAGCCCCGAGGTGACGCTCGAAGAAGACCTGATTCGCCGCGACCTGACCATCAATGCCATGGCCGAAGATGAGCACGGCAACGTCAGCGACCCGTATCACGGCAAAAAAGATCTAGAATCCCGCATCTTGCGCCATGTATCCCCGGCATTCGCCGAAGATCCCCTTCGCGTCCTTCGTGTCGCCCGCTTTGCCGCACGCTATGCCAGCCTGGGTTTTCGCGTAGCCCCGGAAACCATCGACTTGATGCGTCAGCTCAGCGAGTCCGGAGAACTCCAGGCGCTCACCGCCGAGCGCAGCTGGAAGGAGATTGCCCGCGCGCTGATGGAAGATCACCCCCAGGTGTTCATCCAGGTGCTGCGCGAGTGTGATGCCCTAAAGGAACTGCTACCGGAAGTCGATGCGCTGTTCGGTGTGCCACAACCCGCCATTCACCACCCGGAGATCGACAGCGGCATCCATACCCTCTCGGTTCTTGAGCAGGCCGCCCTGCATCAACAACCCCTGACGGTGCGCTGGGCTTGTCTGTTACATGACCTGGGCAAGGGCACAACACCGGAGACGCAATGGCCACGACACATTGCCCATGAGCATCGTGGCTTGCAGTTGATCGAGGCCGTCAACCAACGCTTCAAGGTGCCGCGGGATTGCCAGGAACTGGCGATGCTGGTGGGTGAGTTCCACACCCACTGTCACCGGGCACTGGAACTCAAGGCCTCGACACTGCTTGAACTGCTGCAGCGTTTCGATGTGTACCGTCGGCCTCAGCGTTTCGAGGAGTTTATTTGCGCTTGCGAGATGGACGCACGGGGCCGCAAGGGACTGGAGCAAAGAGATTATCCACAGGCGGACTACTTGCGCGGCGCAGCGGCAGCGGCGCGGGCCGTGCAGGTGCAGCCACTGGTGCAGCAAGGGCTGACCGGCCAGGCGCTGGGAGAGGCGCTCAAGGGCGAGCGGCTGAAGGCCCTGAAGACCTACAAAGGGTAA
- the folK gene encoding 2-amino-4-hydroxy-6-hydroxymethyldihydropteridine diphosphokinase codes for MSLNRVYLGLGSNVERERHLCAGLDALAGFLQDMRCSAVFESQAVGIKSGPFFNLVVTGLTDLPLMELDRRLKFIEADNGRYAPERKGLPLDIDVLMYNDLCGSFDGLVLPRAEILKNAFVLWPLSLIAPQLVHSGVGKAMAQLWAEAQIAQVLAPVPFEWRGQQLTNI; via the coding sequence ATGTCTCTGAACAGGGTTTACCTTGGCCTTGGCAGCAATGTCGAGCGTGAGCGGCATCTGTGTGCGGGCCTTGATGCACTGGCCGGGTTTCTTCAGGACATGCGTTGTTCAGCGGTGTTCGAGAGTCAGGCGGTGGGTATCAAGAGTGGTCCATTCTTCAACCTGGTGGTCACAGGGCTGACCGACCTGCCGTTGATGGAACTGGATCGCCGGCTCAAGTTCATTGAGGCGGACAATGGCCGTTATGCGCCCGAGCGCAAAGGCCTGCCGCTGGATATCGACGTGCTGATGTACAACGACCTGTGTGGCAGCTTCGACGGATTGGTCCTGCCCCGTGCCGAGATCCTCAAGAATGCATTCGTGCTTTGGCCGCTGTCATTGATTGCGCCGCAATTGGTGCATTCGGGGGTGGGGAAGGCCATGGCCCAGCTGTGGGCCGAGGCTCAGATAGCGCAAGTGCTGGCTCCCGTACCGTTCGAGTGGCGCGGGCAGCAGTTGACCAATATTTGA
- the folB gene encoding dihydroneopterin aldolase: MDRVFIEGLEVDTVIGAYDWERGIRQCLRLDLRFAWDNRPAAAGDDLTLALDYASVSARIQAFAEEAQFQLVETFAERLAAVLMSEFQIPWLHLKLTKPGAVSAATGVGVEIERGCL, from the coding sequence TTGGACAGAGTGTTCATCGAAGGCCTGGAAGTTGATACCGTGATCGGTGCCTATGACTGGGAGCGCGGTATTCGCCAGTGCCTGCGTCTGGACCTGCGTTTTGCCTGGGACAACCGCCCGGCTGCGGCGGGTGACGACCTGACCTTGGCGCTGGACTATGCCAGTGTGTCGGCACGTATTCAGGCGTTTGCCGAAGAGGCTCAGTTCCAGTTGGTTGAAACCTTCGCCGAGCGTTTGGCGGCCGTGCTGATGAGCGAATTCCAGATTCCTTGGCTGCACCTGAAGCTGACCAAGCCCGGCGCCGTGTCGGCAGCCACCGGCGTGGGCGTGGAGATCGAGCGCGGATGTCTCTGA